In Microcoleus sp. AS-A8, one DNA window encodes the following:
- a CDS encoding thioredoxin domain-containing protein: MSNAISITDSEFETEVLKAEQPVLVYLWASWCGPCRLVAPSVDWVADTYSDRLKVFKMEVDPNPDTVKRYHVEGVPALLVFKNGEIAQSHEGAISKQKLVSLIDTHLSPAS; this comes from the coding sequence CTATTTCAATTACAGATTCTGAGTTTGAAACCGAAGTTTTAAAAGCCGAGCAACCTGTACTGGTCTACTTGTGGGCGTCTTGGTGTGGCCCTTGTCGCTTGGTAGCGCCATCCGTGGATTGGGTGGCTGATACTTATAGCGATCGCTTAAAGGTGTTCAAGATGGAAGTCGATCCAAATCCTGACACAGTGAAAAGGTACCACGTCGAAGGTGTTCCCGCACTCCTTGTATTTAAGAACGGTGAGATTGCTCAATCCCATGAAGGTGCAATTAGCAAGCAGAAATTAGTCAGCCTGATAGACACTCATTTATCCCCCGCTTCTTAG
- a CDS encoding LL-diaminopimelate aminotransferase, producing MQFAKRLQPLQANVFADMDQAKAKAKASGQNIIDLSLGSSDLPASEHVLGAIQESLSDNSTHGYLLFHGTQAFRQAAADWYTQRFGISVNPETEVLPLIGSQEGTAHLPLAVLNPGDFALLLDPGYPSHAGGVYLASGQIYTMPILAENNFLPVFEDIPTPVLAQSRMMVLSYPHNPTTAIAPLSFFREAVAFCREHELVLVHDFPYADLVFAEDTGETPNPQSLAPSILQADPDKEVSIEFFTFSKSYNMGGFRIGYAIGNAQLIRALRQVKAAVDFNQYRGILNGAIAALRGPQDSVQQSVEIFRQRRDAFVKALHQIGWQVPTPNATMYIWAKLPEPWTNDSVKFCTQLVEKTGVAASPGAGFGKAGEGYVRFALVHEPAILEMAVERMAGFLRSQDS from the coding sequence ATGCAGTTTGCCAAGCGTTTACAACCCCTGCAAGCCAATGTGTTTGCTGATATGGATCAGGCGAAAGCCAAAGCCAAAGCCTCTGGACAGAACATTATTGACCTCTCCTTAGGGTCTTCTGACCTCCCGGCATCAGAACACGTCCTAGGGGCGATTCAAGAGTCTTTGTCAGACAACAGTACTCACGGCTACTTGCTGTTTCATGGCACTCAAGCCTTTCGTCAGGCAGCCGCTGACTGGTACACCCAACGATTTGGCATCTCAGTTAATCCAGAAACTGAGGTGCTTCCCCTGATTGGTTCTCAAGAAGGTACCGCTCATTTACCGCTAGCCGTCCTGAACCCAGGAGATTTTGCCCTGTTGTTAGACCCAGGCTATCCCTCTCATGCGGGTGGTGTTTATCTGGCTAGCGGTCAGATCTATACCATGCCCATACTGGCAGAAAATAACTTTTTACCCGTATTTGAAGACATTCCCACACCTGTACTCGCTCAATCCCGGATGATGGTGTTGAGCTATCCTCATAATCCTACGACGGCGATCGCGCCCTTGTCGTTTTTCCGGGAGGCCGTCGCGTTTTGCCGTGAACATGAGTTAGTCTTAGTTCACGACTTCCCCTATGCAGATTTAGTGTTCGCAGAAGACACCGGGGAAACACCCAATCCACAATCCCTTGCTCCTTCAATTTTGCAAGCCGACCCAGATAAGGAAGTTTCGATCGAGTTTTTTACGTTTTCCAAGTCTTATAATATGGGCGGCTTTCGCATCGGTTATGCGATTGGCAATGCTCAGTTGATTCGAGCGTTGCGGCAGGTGAAAGCCGCCGTTGATTTCAACCAATATCGAGGGATTTTGAATGGTGCGATCGCAGCTTTACGAGGGCCTCAAGATAGCGTCCAGCAATCGGTAGAAATTTTTCGACAACGACGGGATGCGTTCGTCAAAGCCTTGCACCAAATCGGTTGGCAGGTTCCGACCCCAAACGCAACAATGTATATTTGGGCTAAGTTGCCAGAGCCTTGGACGAATGATTCGGTAAAATTCTGTACTCAACTCGTGGAAAAAACAGGCGTTGCCGCTTCACCGGGAGCGGGTTTCGGCAAAGCTGGCGAAGGATATGTCCGGTTTGCGTTGGTGCATGAGCCAGCCATTCTGGAAATGGCGGTGGAACGAATGGCTGGATTTTTGCGATCGCAAGATTCATGA
- a CDS encoding M3 family metallopeptidase — VTKTFFGERSRQRLLLDCPFRTPYLACSGISAKVGCSQQFFNDTKLTLTRIYNQLLFLNLELQDLDSTQFDELQASPALQEYSHYLNRIAQFSPHRLPEEAERTRNRDMLTGRLAFLHLYSVHRGEQDYEPVATPDGKKVETQAELEALLFHSEHDVRYDAYGSLRQEMEQQNRLYGFILNAICQDHHIESQMRGYPSTFHKQLLAADMPESVFRAIMDSTGDRIDLFQRYYQLKGKAIGQKIRTCDLDAPWTADDPLLKVDYKTGVQTLLNALKPFDVFYANRASDFFSKRWVDAKVRPGKASGVFSFPTFAKHTYLSLSYTEDYHALFTLAHQVGQGLHFAKTCDRQTYFNSQSSLLLAEVASIFNKLLLFDYLLKEAADDQHRQQAVLTRLLDDQLNLIFYQTTISGLELALHERAAQGSFDHSFVNEQWLEFYRQLCGEAVEVLPGNQYDWAGMSHIFTQPFSSYQYAAASIVSLACYQQYQVAGKDFIPSYFDFLAVGGSMNPVQALRQTVGVDLEDPATFNGALYYVEGLIEQLQAML, encoded by the coding sequence TGTGACCAAGACTTTTTTTGGAGAGCGATCGCGTCAAAGACTACTCCTCGATTGTCCTTTTAGAACTCCATATCTTGCTTGTTCGGGTATATCTGCCAAAGTGGGATGCTCCCAGCAATTTTTCAACGACACGAAACTAACTCTCACCCGCATTTATAACCAGTTGCTGTTCTTAAATCTGGAATTGCAAGATTTAGACAGTACCCAATTTGACGAATTACAAGCATCACCAGCTCTACAAGAGTACAGCCACTACCTCAATCGCATCGCCCAGTTTAGCCCCCATAGGCTCCCGGAAGAAGCAGAGCGAACCCGAAACCGGGATATGCTCACAGGACGGCTGGCATTTCTTCATCTGTACTCGGTTCATCGGGGTGAGCAGGACTATGAACCCGTAGCAACGCCCGATGGCAAAAAGGTTGAGACTCAAGCCGAACTGGAGGCTCTGCTGTTTCACTCAGAGCATGACGTGCGTTATGACGCCTACGGCTCATTGCGCCAGGAGATGGAGCAACAGAATAGATTGTATGGCTTTATTCTGAATGCGATTTGCCAAGACCACCACATTGAGAGCCAGATGCGGGGGTATCCTTCCACATTCCATAAGCAGTTATTGGCGGCGGATATGCCGGAGTCGGTATTCCGCGCCATTATGGATAGCACAGGCGATCGCATCGACTTATTCCAACGCTATTACCAGTTGAAGGGGAAAGCGATCGGGCAAAAAATCCGTACTTGCGATCTTGATGCTCCTTGGACAGCGGATGATCCATTGCTGAAGGTGGACTATAAAACGGGTGTGCAAACGCTGCTCAATGCTTTGAAGCCGTTTGATGTCTTTTATGCGAACAGGGCATCAGACTTTTTCTCCAAGAGGTGGGTTGATGCCAAAGTGCGTCCTGGCAAGGCTAGCGGAGTCTTCAGTTTTCCGACTTTTGCCAAGCACACTTACTTGTCGCTCTCTTACACAGAAGATTATCATGCGCTGTTTACCTTGGCTCACCAAGTTGGGCAGGGATTACATTTCGCTAAAACATGCGATCGCCAAACGTATTTCAACAGTCAATCGTCCCTATTGTTGGCCGAAGTTGCCTCAATTTTCAATAAACTGCTGTTGTTCGACTACCTGCTTAAAGAAGCTGCTGATGATCAGCACCGCCAGCAAGCCGTGCTGACGCGGCTGCTGGACGATCAACTCAATCTAATCTTTTATCAAACTACCATTAGCGGTTTGGAACTCGCACTCCATGAACGGGCGGCTCAAGGTAGTTTTGATCACTCCTTTGTTAACGAGCAGTGGCTGGAATTTTATCGCCAACTCTGTGGTGAGGCTGTAGAAGTTTTGCCAGGAAATCAATATGACTGGGCAGGAATGAGTCATATTTTCACTCAGCCGTTCTCTAGTTACCAGTATGCAGCAGCCAGCATTGTCAGTTTGGCTTGTTACCAGCAATACCAAGTAGCTGGAAAAGACTTTATCCCTAGCTATTTTGATTTCCTCGCTGTCGGGGGTAGTATGAATCCAGTGCAGGCTTTACGCCAGACCGTTGGAGTCGATTTGGAAGACCCAGCAACTTTTAATGGCGCTCTCTATTACGTTGAAGGGTTGATTGAGCAGCTACAGGCCATGCTTTGA
- a CDS encoding transposase — MFTLTYEYKLKPTSAQVALFEEWLEQCRRVYNYALAERKDWFKSRSCQVNACSLQSEYIIPVGTKRPTYASQCKGLTEARAKIPALNALQVHVLQQTLKRLEQAFVSMWEQGHGFPRFKKVGTMRSFVFPQMGVNPIQNSAVKLPKIGWVKFRQSRPIRDGATLKQVRIVRRASGWYAMLSLQWDVNIPDVMPHGEAIGVDVGISHLAAVSNGKLFPNPRPFKKLERKLKLLQRKCSRKVKGSNNRRKAQRQVSQLHGRIANTRKNYYWLLAHNLCDWAGMIFVEDLNLKGLVRGFLGKHCLDAGWGQFFQILEQCCRKRGVFFLKVDSKKTSQICPNCFVETGKKELSERVHSCQYCGYTTDRDVAAAQVVLVRGLAAVGHTVKMLSEGKAVALPVKKESSSF; from the coding sequence GTGTTTACCCTCACTTACGAGTACAAACTTAAACCTACGTCAGCGCAAGTTGCCCTTTTTGAGGAGTGGTTAGAGCAGTGCAGGCGTGTGTATAACTATGCGTTAGCTGAACGCAAGGACTGGTTTAAGTCTCGTAGCTGTCAGGTGAATGCTTGCTCTCTCCAGTCCGAATACATTATTCCCGTGGGCACTAAAAGACCCACTTACGCTAGTCAGTGCAAAGGATTAACCGAAGCTAGGGCTAAAATACCTGCGCTTAATGCCCTGCAAGTTCACGTTTTACAGCAAACGTTAAAGCGTCTTGAGCAAGCGTTTGTCAGTATGTGGGAACAAGGACACGGTTTTCCCCGCTTTAAGAAAGTGGGGACGATGCGCTCGTTTGTGTTCCCCCAGATGGGAGTTAACCCCATTCAAAACAGTGCGGTCAAGTTACCCAAAATTGGTTGGGTTAAGTTCCGTCAGTCGCGTCCCATCAGGGATGGCGCAACCCTAAAACAGGTGCGAATCGTGAGACGCGCTAGCGGCTGGTATGCCATGTTGTCATTGCAGTGGGATGTAAACATCCCAGATGTCATGCCGCATGGCGAAGCGATTGGGGTTGATGTCGGAATTAGTCACTTGGCTGCGGTCTCTAACGGTAAATTGTTTCCCAATCCACGACCTTTCAAGAAGCTCGAACGCAAGCTTAAATTGCTGCAACGTAAGTGTTCGAGAAAGGTCAAGGGGTCAAACAACCGTAGGAAGGCACAACGCCAAGTAAGTCAATTACACGGACGAATTGCTAACACAAGGAAAAACTATTACTGGCTTTTGGCTCACAATCTCTGCGACTGGGCAGGGATGATATTTGTGGAAGACTTGAACCTTAAAGGTCTAGTTCGCGGCTTCTTAGGAAAGCATTGTCTAGATGCGGGTTGGGGTCAGTTTTTCCAGATATTAGAGCAATGTTGCCGTAAGCGAGGTGTATTTTTTCTCAAAGTGGATAGCAAAAAGACGAGTCAGATATGCCCTAACTGCTTTGTTGAAACAGGTAAGAAGGAGTTATCCGAAAGAGTCCATTCGTGCCAATATTGCGGCTACACAACCGATAGAGATGTTGCAGCCGCTCAAGTAGTTCTCGTGAGAGGGCTTGCAGCCGTGGGACACACGGTGAAGATGCTTTCTGAGGGTAAAGCGGTTGCGCTCCCCGTGAAGAAAGAATCCTCGTCCTTCTAG